A single Argentina anserina chromosome 7, drPotAnse1.1, whole genome shotgun sequence DNA region contains:
- the LOC126802330 gene encoding uncharacterized protein LOC126802330: MPFPPDDDEIRSIRIQGLAPLMSAKYLFQCFYDNAEVLAATVLRVNNLMGDWDSDTVRYMEVEQCGFVEFASHGIAQSVLTSYNGELMPNYDDIRYCLSWDTQGFGTRWRFDRAYQDRSFFGYNWSAHEYDAKAVIKLYKDSIPLIDLDKDSTYGVAKKRASEIEAAYPNTRLKLIDISLTQYAGHRELSSIIHQWNQELYPMGNIGISDLHFNCMYYGYSKTKEKELYLCFNEISQINKVCYVFRTIKLSELLECFCEFNIGTRTLTKCNYCTAKPEHQLRQRAWIFPWEDAASCGGEEAKLPAYMGCCSSGSSIFFAGGMVPLPPPDPKTIGDYAPSGAVYSFTPKCTRWQRHDWSFKKEKPNPLLFEVNGNLYCLARQPIGGLIKHPTFEVYNSRSGECEALPDPPFYKLEREHSLFPGPRLKLSCTIVGTKILISSRLESSNSPIMCFDVNDKENKWREMTSLFGGKGFPFDGRALVLDVNDNTHVMFSFRECEIYVSLLHSLDEGSICISEDNRLHGWFMLQDLMGDFDEQSYTFVDLGDQKVGFILCGNRLSAEKWDNDMDPCRKARALIVVIHYKVVDSTCLINDIVACRTFDYNCHSPSIYGNKLVGSFVA, from the exons ATGCCGTTTCCTCCCGACGACGATGAAATTCGCTCCATACGGATCCAAGGCTTGGCCCCGCTGATGAGTGCGAAATATCTCTTCCAGTGCTTCTATGACAACGCGGAG GTTTTGGCTGCAACAGTCCTGCGCGTAAACAATTTGATGGGAGATTGGGATTCTGATACGGTGAGATATATGGAGGTGGAACAGTGTGGTTTTGTCGAGTTTGCTTCTCACGGTATCGCTCAATCTGTCTTGACCTCCTACAATGGTGAGCTGATGCCCAACTACGATGATATACGATACTGCCTGAGCTGGGACACTCAAGGTTTCGGTACAAGGTGGCGTTTCGATCGTGCTTACCAGGATCGCTCTTTCTTTGGTTATAATTGGTCAGCACATGAATATGATGCCAAGGCAGTGATCAAGCTCTACAAGGACTCCATACCATTGATCGATCTCGACAAGGACTCCACGTATGGAGTTGCTAAAAAGCGAGCTTCTGAAATCGAAG CTGCCTATCCGAATACACGTTTGAAGCTTATAGACATTTCCCTCACTCAATATGCTGGACATCGTGAGCTTAGTTCTATAATCCATCAG TGGAATCAGGAACTGTATCCTATGGGGAACATCGGAATTTCTGATCTCCATTTTAATTGCATGTATTACGGTTATTCTAAGACAAAAGAGAAGGAGCTGTATTTATGCTTCAATGAAATCAGCCAGATCAATAAAGTTTGTTATGTCTTCCGCACCATCAAGTTGTCCGAGTTATTGGAATGTTTCTGTGAGTTTAACATCGGAACTAGAACATTGACCAAGTGCAACTATTGCACCGCCAAACCAGAACATCAGTTGCGCCAGCGGGCTTGGATCTTTCCCTGGGAGGATGCTGCCAGCTGCGGCGGTGAGGAAGCAAAACTCCCAGCGTATATGGGTTGCTGTTCCTCCGGCTCCAGTATCTTCTTCGCCGGTGGCATGGTTCCACTTCCACCACCAGATCCAAAAACAATAGGGGATTATGCGCCTAGTGGAGCTGTCTATAGTTTTACTCCAAAGTGTACTAGATGGCAAAGGCATGACTGGAGTTTCAAGAAGGAGAAGCCAAATCCCCTGCTTTTTGAGGTGAACGGAAATTTATACTGTCTTGCACGTCAACCCATTGGTGGTCTTATTAAACATCCCACCTTCGAGGTATACAATAGCCGTTCTGGTGAATGTGAGGCTCTGCCAGATCCTCCATTTTACAAACTGGAGCGGGAACACTCTTTGTTCCCTGGGCCTCGTCTTAAGTTGTCTTGCACTATTGTTGGTACCAAAATCTTGATTTCGAGCAGGTTAGAATCATCTAACAGTCCCATTATGTGCTTTGACGTGAATGACAAGGAAAATAAATGGAGAGAGATGACTTCCTTGTTTGGTGGCAAGGGTTTTCCCTTTGATGGGAGGGCTTTAGTATTGGACGTGAACGATAATACACATGTCATGTTTTCCTTTCGTGAGTGTGAGATATATGTATCTCTGCTACATTCACTTGATGAAGGTAGTATATGCATCTCTGAGGACAATCGTCTGCATGGTTGGTTCATGTTACAGGACTTGATGGGTGACTTTGATGAACAGTCATACACCTTTGTTGATCTTGGAGATCAAAAGGTTGGCTTTATTTTGTGTGGGAACAGGTTATCAGCGGAAAAGTGGGATAATGATATGGATCCCTGCCGGAAGGCGCGTGCTCTTATAGTGGTAATTCATTATAAAGTGGTGGATTCAACTTGTCTGATCAACGACATCGTGGCATGTCGCACCTTTGATTACAATTGTCATTCCCCCAGCATCTATGGCAATAAATTGGTCGGTAGCTTTGTGGCCTAA